In Paenibacillus sp. G2S3, a single window of DNA contains:
- a CDS encoding sugar ABC transporter permease yields the protein MNSRSRYVWAYFMIAPTLLGTLVFWGWPVLQSILLGFQQSENFGLVNHWVGFDNYVKLFNDGEFWQNLRNTLYYVVLFVPITLALSTFFAVMLNTKIKGLSVYRVVFFLPQVTMPAAAAMVWVVLFAQDFGLINHILGTRVAWLSNPNYAMFVLVIVGVWGAIGLNMLLILAGLQGIPKSLYEAAEIDGAKRMGKFRYITLPMLTPTLFFTSIILLIGATQIFDSIYLIIGKTNVALPSVRSLVYAYYQNTFVYFNPNYGAAIINVLLFINVILTGIQFALQKKWVVYD from the coding sequence TTGAATTCCAGAAGCAGATATGTATGGGCTTATTTCATGATCGCGCCGACTCTCCTAGGCACATTGGTTTTCTGGGGTTGGCCGGTTCTCCAATCAATTCTGCTGGGATTCCAGCAGTCGGAGAATTTCGGGCTCGTTAATCATTGGGTTGGATTTGATAACTATGTGAAGTTATTTAATGACGGAGAGTTTTGGCAGAATCTGCGCAACACTTTATACTATGTTGTTCTGTTTGTACCGATTACACTTGCCCTTTCTACTTTTTTTGCTGTAATGCTGAATACGAAGATTAAAGGATTGTCCGTTTACCGGGTCGTGTTTTTCTTACCTCAAGTCACAATGCCTGCAGCGGCAGCGATGGTTTGGGTCGTCTTATTCGCCCAGGACTTCGGGCTCATCAACCATATATTAGGAACTCGTGTAGCCTGGTTGTCTAATCCCAATTATGCGATGTTTGTGTTGGTTATCGTTGGCGTGTGGGGGGCAATTGGCTTGAATATGCTGTTGATTCTTGCAGGTTTGCAAGGGATACCTAAATCACTCTATGAAGCTGCAGAGATTGATGGCGCCAAGAGAATGGGGAAGTTTCGCTATATTACACTTCCCATGTTGACACCAACACTTTTTTTCACGAGCATCATCCTTTTGATTGGAGCAACGCAAATTTTCGACTCCATCTATCTGATTATCGGGAAGACGAATGTAGCACTTCCATCCGTTCGCTCACTTGTTTATGCCTATTACCAAAACACTTTCGTATATTTTAATCCTAATTATGGCGCAGCAATTATAAATGTATTGTTGTTTATTAACGTCATACTGACAGGGATCCAATTTGCTCTGCAAAAAAAATGGGTCGTCTACGACTAA
- a CDS encoding sugar ABC transporter substrate-binding protein, translating to MKKRNKFSFLLLTVLTVFALVTAACSSNTNNTADNSPKSNAGNAEKATDKPQKNVTLTYSIWDKIQQPAMEAIAKEFTAENPNIKIKVEVIPWGDYWTKMSAAAPAGTLPDVFWMHGGQFVKYATGKFIEPITSKIQAGEIDLNNYAADLASIYTLNGENYGIPKDFDTIGLAYNKELFDQAKIPYPDDTWDYAKLAEVAKQLSQPDKGIYGFGAKMDTQTGYWNDILANGGSILSADMSKSGYDDPASIEALQARYQMTVDGASPTHQQMTDTEATEMFKSGRLAMIFDGSWRISDIDSSEIIKGKWDWAKLPKGKVKRANIINGLGNVMSASGKNKDEAWLFLKFLGSERAAQITAEMGAAIPAFNGTQDAWLTSRPHLNLKIFTEQVADATPYPSGSLAYPVWFAKEPEIMSQAWGGAISVEEAAKKVAEMMNQAIEETK from the coding sequence ATGAAGAAAAGAAACAAGTTTTCATTCCTGTTGCTAACTGTCTTAACTGTTTTTGCTCTGGTCACAGCTGCCTGCAGCAGCAATACTAACAACACAGCAGATAATAGTCCGAAAAGTAATGCCGGTAATGCTGAGAAAGCGACTGATAAGCCTCAAAAAAACGTAACGCTTACCTATTCCATATGGGATAAAATTCAGCAACCGGCAATGGAAGCCATTGCAAAGGAGTTTACGGCAGAAAATCCAAATATCAAGATCAAGGTTGAAGTTATTCCATGGGGTGATTATTGGACAAAGATGTCCGCAGCTGCTCCTGCCGGTACACTGCCTGATGTTTTCTGGATGCATGGTGGTCAATTTGTCAAATATGCAACAGGTAAATTCATTGAGCCGATCACAAGCAAGATACAGGCTGGAGAAATTGATCTAAATAATTATGCGGCAGACCTTGCTTCCATATATACACTGAATGGTGAAAACTACGGCATACCGAAGGATTTTGATACGATCGGTTTAGCGTACAACAAAGAGCTCTTCGATCAAGCTAAGATCCCTTATCCAGACGATACTTGGGATTATGCCAAGCTTGCCGAGGTTGCCAAGCAATTAAGTCAGCCTGATAAAGGCATCTATGGCTTTGGGGCGAAAATGGACACTCAGACCGGGTATTGGAACGATATATTGGCTAATGGCGGGAGTATTTTGTCTGCTGATATGAGTAAGTCGGGGTACGATGATCCGGCTTCCATTGAAGCTTTGCAGGCCCGGTATCAAATGACTGTCGATGGCGCCTCTCCTACGCATCAGCAAATGACGGATACGGAAGCTACCGAAATGTTCAAGTCCGGCAGATTAGCGATGATTTTCGACGGATCCTGGCGGATCAGCGACATTGACAGCAGCGAAATTATTAAGGGCAAATGGGATTGGGCTAAATTGCCAAAGGGTAAAGTGAAACGAGCTAATATCATTAATGGTCTGGGCAATGTCATGTCCGCAAGTGGTAAAAACAAAGATGAGGCTTGGTTATTCCTCAAGTTCCTTGGATCTGAAAGAGCAGCGCAAATTACGGCGGAAATGGGTGCGGCTATACCGGCATTCAATGGCACTCAGGATGCGTGGCTAACTTCGAGACCTCACTTGAATCTGAAAATATTCACTGAACAGGTGGCTGATGCGACTCCGTATCCGAGTGGTTCGTTAGCTTATCCGGTATGGTTCGCGAAAGAGCCTGAGATTATGTCGCAAGCGTGGGGCGGAGCCATTTCGGTTGAAGAAGCTGCGAAGAAGGTCGCTGAAATGATGAATCAAGCGATAGAAGAAACGAAATAA
- a CDS encoding glycoside hydrolase family 31 protein translates to MTITVLPQKTGEFWWGGVINEGHSMPFGDQPHTRDLRFTDDNQASPLLLSNLGRYIWCEEPFAFSFNESSLTIDHKQKLWIEEGHESLQGAYRHASKNHFSPSGVTPDKLAFTAPQYCTWVEMFYEPTQEKLLNYAKSIIQNGMPPGVLIIDDNWMQDYGTWDFEKHRFPDPAGMIKSLHELGFKIMLWVCPYVSPDSIKFRQLLDLGILMKHADGAPVLRRWWNGYSAIVDYTSTEGSAWFRQQLDRLIEDYGVDGFKLDAGEPLLPDLMDDITKEVAWSRPVRPMEDCESYARLGIGYALSELRMCWKLGGQALIQRQRDKTHTWNAATGLRGLIPNAIAQGLMGYAYNCPDMVGGGMDGDINSPDFRFDSELFIRFVQCSALFPVMQFSMAPWRVLNGDELSWCMDAVQIRSELGPLLSELASQAAEDGLPILRSLEFVFPRQGFHTVQDQFMVGEAILVAPVMNKGQTARMIQFPNGQWLGDDGSIVEGPVQVEVSVPLSRLPWYRKI, encoded by the coding sequence ATGACAATCACTGTATTGCCTCAAAAAACCGGAGAGTTCTGGTGGGGAGGTGTTATAAACGAAGGGCATTCAATGCCGTTTGGCGACCAACCACATACACGCGACTTACGTTTTACGGATGACAATCAAGCTTCTCCCTTATTACTCTCTAATCTGGGAAGGTATATTTGGTGCGAAGAGCCGTTTGCCTTTTCGTTTAATGAGAGCAGCCTTACCATCGATCACAAACAGAAGCTATGGATTGAAGAAGGACATGAATCCCTTCAAGGCGCGTACCGCCATGCATCTAAAAACCATTTTTCCCCTTCCGGTGTTACACCTGATAAACTAGCCTTCACGGCACCGCAATATTGTACCTGGGTGGAAATGTTTTACGAACCGACACAGGAAAAACTCCTCAATTACGCAAAATCCATTATTCAAAATGGCATGCCCCCCGGTGTGTTAATCATTGACGATAACTGGATGCAAGACTATGGAACATGGGACTTTGAAAAGCATCGATTCCCCGACCCCGCTGGAATGATCAAATCCTTACACGAATTAGGGTTTAAGATCATGCTTTGGGTGTGCCCGTATGTAAGTCCCGATAGTATTAAATTCCGTCAATTACTAGACCTGGGCATCTTGATGAAGCATGCTGATGGCGCCCCTGTCCTGAGGAGATGGTGGAACGGGTACAGTGCGATCGTTGACTATACAAGTACAGAAGGCTCGGCATGGTTCAGACAGCAGTTAGACAGACTGATTGAAGATTACGGAGTTGACGGATTCAAGCTCGATGCAGGAGAACCTCTATTACCTGACCTAATGGATGACATTACAAAAGAGGTCGCATGGTCACGTCCTGTTCGCCCAATGGAAGATTGTGAGTCATATGCCCGATTGGGAATCGGATACGCCCTTAGCGAACTGCGCATGTGCTGGAAACTCGGGGGACAGGCGCTCATTCAGCGGCAACGCGATAAAACACACACATGGAATGCTGCGACCGGACTGAGAGGACTTATCCCAAATGCTATTGCCCAGGGCCTGATGGGATATGCCTACAACTGTCCTGATATGGTAGGCGGAGGGATGGATGGTGACATTAATTCACCCGATTTCCGTTTTGATTCTGAACTTTTTATCCGTTTTGTTCAGTGCTCGGCTTTATTTCCCGTGATGCAGTTTTCCATGGCGCCCTGGCGGGTTTTGAATGGTGATGAATTGTCCTGGTGTATGGACGCCGTACAGATACGATCGGAGTTAGGGCCTCTGCTATCCGAGCTTGCCAGCCAAGCTGCTGAGGATGGGCTCCCAATCCTGCGTAGTCTGGAATTCGTTTTCCCGCGTCAAGGTTTCCATACAGTTCAAGATCAATTCATGGTTGGCGAAGCCATTCTGGTAGCACCAGTCATGAATAAGGGGCAAACAGCTCGAATGATACAATTCCCGAATGGCCAATGGCTGGGTGATGACGGAAGCATCGTTGAAGGCCCAGTTCAGGTCGAAGTGAGTGTCCCGCTTTCCCGTTTGCCATGGTATCGAAAAATCTAA
- a CDS encoding Gfo/Idh/MocA family oxidoreductase: protein MKTIKLAVIGAGARGFLSYMPYVQRFPHEAEVVAVAEPNDERRTRFAEAFNLTSEQIYSTWEDLLNGPKLCDALLICTQDQNHYLPTIAALRKGYHVLLEKPMSNNPTECIEMEKIAREERRLLSICHVSRYIPFWNKIKQLINDGFIGNVMSIQHNENVGYLHYAHSFVRGNWRNDVLSSPMILAKSCHDMDLIRWIADADCKRVSSFGSLGHFRIENAPAGSTNRCTDGCEVESTCPYSALRFYMQDPTLNHFAALITDPPTETNRMNAILNGPYGKCVYRTDNNVVDHQTVNMEFENGVTVIFSMCGFTRDINRTIQIMGTKGEIRGDLLSGCIDLFEFSSGTQSIIHTPTSDSGHQGGDDGIMRQFLSDLRNERYVGTLTSAEASLESHLMAFAAEESRRREGAVIDMKLFRQSLTTTSSNDTLPVQTS from the coding sequence ATGAAAACAATCAAATTAGCTGTCATAGGAGCAGGAGCAAGAGGTTTTTTATCCTATATGCCGTATGTCCAAAGGTTTCCCCACGAGGCGGAGGTAGTCGCAGTTGCCGAACCAAACGACGAGAGAAGAACGCGATTTGCGGAAGCATTCAACCTAACCTCTGAGCAAATTTATTCAACATGGGAAGATCTATTGAACGGGCCCAAGCTTTGCGATGCACTCCTCATCTGCACACAGGATCAGAACCATTACCTTCCTACAATTGCTGCCCTCAGGAAGGGGTATCATGTTCTTTTGGAAAAACCTATGTCCAACAACCCGACTGAGTGCATTGAAATGGAGAAGATCGCACGTGAAGAAAGACGCTTGCTTTCAATCTGTCATGTCTCGAGGTATATCCCTTTTTGGAATAAAATAAAGCAACTCATTAATGACGGTTTCATTGGAAACGTAATGTCTATTCAACATAACGAAAACGTGGGGTACCTCCATTACGCCCATAGCTTTGTAAGAGGCAATTGGAGGAATGATGTACTCTCGAGTCCAATGATATTGGCCAAGTCTTGTCACGACATGGATCTAATCCGATGGATTGCCGATGCAGACTGCAAGAGAGTTAGTTCCTTTGGTTCTTTAGGCCACTTTCGCATCGAAAATGCGCCTGCTGGATCGACCAACCGATGTACGGATGGGTGCGAGGTGGAATCCACTTGTCCATATTCGGCATTGCGCTTTTATATGCAAGACCCTACATTAAATCACTTTGCAGCACTCATAACAGATCCGCCTACCGAAACGAATAGAATGAACGCAATATTGAATGGTCCCTATGGCAAATGTGTCTATCGGACGGATAATAATGTAGTGGATCATCAAACGGTTAATATGGAATTCGAGAATGGAGTTACCGTTATTTTCAGCATGTGCGGGTTTACGCGCGATATAAATCGCACCATCCAAATCATGGGGACCAAAGGGGAAATTCGCGGTGATTTGCTAAGCGGCTGTATCGATCTATTCGAATTTTCATCAGGCACACAGTCTATCATTCATACCCCAACCAGTGACAGTGGTCATCAAGGAGGCGACGATGGGATCATGCGACAATTCCTTTCCGACCTCCGAAATGAAAGATATGTGGGTACCTTAACTTCTGCGGAAGCCTCTCTAGAGAGTCATCTCATGGCCTTCGCCGCCGAAGAATCCAGACGGAGGGAAGGCGCCGTTATAGACATGAAGCTCTTCCGCCAATCTCTTACAACGACCTCTTCAAACGACACTCTACCTGTTCAAACCTCCTAG